One window of Carassius auratus strain Wakin chromosome 17, ASM336829v1, whole genome shotgun sequence genomic DNA carries:
- the LOC113117089 gene encoding E3 ubiquitin-protein ligase pellino homolog 2-like, protein MFSPSQEEHCVPTKEPVKYGELVVLGYNGSLPNGDRGRRKSRFALYKRAKANGVKPSTVHILNTPQASKAVNCKGQHSISYTLSRNQTVVVEYSHDKDTDMFQIGRSTEGPIDFVVTDTVSGGGDGEDTPITQSTISRFACRVVCERNPPYTARIYAAGFDTSKNIFLGEKAAKWKNPDGHMDGLTTNGVLVMHPRDGFTEESKPGVWREISVCGDVYTLRETRSAQTRGKLVESESNVLQDGSLVDLCGATLLWRTADGLFHTPTQKHLEALRQELNAARPQCPVGLNTLAFPSMQRCSRALASGPTQEDKQPWVYLACGHVHGYHDWGHRSERDPNAQRECPMCRTVGPYVPLWLGCEPAFYVDTGAPTYAFVPCGHVCSEKSARYWAEIPLPHGTHAFHAACPFCTTQLNLTQKWAKLIFQEPVD, encoded by the exons GTACAATGGTTCACTCCCCAATGGAGACAGAGGGCGAAGGAAAAGCCGTTTTGCCCTTTACAAGAGAGCCAAAGCCAACGGTGTCAAACCCAGCACTGTACACATCCTTAACACGCCACAAGCCAGCAAG GCGGTCAACTGTAAGGGCCAGCACAGCATCTCCTACACGCTGTCCAGAAACCAGACGGTGGTGGTGGAGTACAGCCACGACAAAGACACAGACATGTTCCAG ATTGGACGATCAACGGAGGGCCCTATTGACTTTGTGGTGACTGACACCGTGTCAGGTGGAGGGGACGGTGAGGACACACCCATCACTCAAAGCACCATCTCCCGCTTCGCCTGCCGGGTGGTGTGTGAACGTAACCCGCCCTACACCGCGCGCATCTACGCTGCAGGCTTCGATACATCCAAGAATATATTTCTGGGA GAGAAAGCAGCCAAATGGAAGAATCCAGATGGTCACATGGACGGCCTGACAACCAATGGTGTGCTAGTCATGCACCCGCGGGACGGGTTCACAGAGGAGTCCAAGCCTGGCGTGTGGAGGGAGATATCAGTGTGTGGAGATGTTTACACACTGAGAGAAACACGGTCCGCTCAAACTCGAGGCAAACTG GTGGAGAGTGAGAGTAACGTGCTCCAGGACGGCTCTCTGGTTGATCTGTGCGGAGCCACGTTACTCTGGCGCACAGCCGACGGTCTTTTCCACACCCCCACTCAGAAGCACCTGGAGGCGTTGCGCCAGGAGCTCAATGCAGCCCGGCCTCAGTGCCCCGTGGGACTCAACACCCTGGCCTTTCCCAGCATGCAACGCTGCAGCCGTGCCCTGGCCAGTGGCCCCACCCAAGAGGACAAGCAGCCCTGGGTCTATCTTGCTTGTGGCCACGTTCACGGCTACCACGACTGGGGCCACCGTTCTGAACGCGACCCCAATGCTCAAAGAGAGTGTCCCATGTGCAGAACCGTGGGCCCCTACGTGCCACTCTGGCTCGGATGCGAACCAGCCTTTTACGTCGATACCGGCGCACCAACGTACGCCTTCGTACCTTGCGGCCACGTGTGCTCTGAAAAGTCAGCCCGCTATTGGGCGGAGATTCCTTTACCGCACGGCACCCACGCTTTCCACGCCGCCTGCCCCTTCTGCACTACCCAACTCAATCTGACCCAAAAGTGGGCGAAGCTCATCTTTCAGGAGCCTGTAGACTGA